Below is a genomic region from Ignavibacteria bacterium.
GATACTCACGTTACAACAGTTCAATTTTGTTTTTTGGTATGCGGGACAAGAGCCGAGTTGGAGCGTTGCATCAAATCCGTTGTTTCAATATGCCGTTGATCCGGCTACCAATGGAAAAGTCTTATTTTCTACAGCGTTTCAATTTTCAATTGCAGACCCTCGTGGTTCTATTGTAAGTTTTGCACCGATTGAAGCAGTAAGTTTATCTGATGACAGCACAGCAACACGCGCGTATGCAGATACAACTGTTTCCAACATCAGTACAATATTGAATTTTCCTCCGTTGCAGTTCAAGCAAAATCCATCAATTCATTCATTATTCTTTTATCGAAATTTATATCCTCGCTCTACTGCTACGCCAATTTATAAAATTGATTCCATTGTTTCGAAAACGCATAGAAAATTTTCTCCTACCGTAGGAGTCATTGACGCAAACAATCGTTTTGTTTTTATGGGAGTTCCTTTGCATTTATTGAATGGCAATGGAAATCTTCCGTCGTTTTTCAACACAGTATTTGGGAATATTTTTAAGTAAAAAATGATACGAATATTTTTTGTCGTCTTCACCCATTTCTGTTTCCAGTATTTTGTCTTCTCGCAAACGAAAGGAAATATTTCCGGAAAGATAACGGATAAAAAAACGAATGAGCCGCTTCCCAGCGTTAATGTGTTGATAAAAGGAACATATTACGGCGCATCATCGGATTTTGATGGGAACTATAAAATTCAAAACATCAATCCGGGAACGTATGTCATTACGGCAACACTTCTCGGGTATGCACAGAAAACATTTTCCGCAGTAAAAGTTGAAGAAGGTAAAACGACTGCACTTGATATCAAACTCGAAGAAACTTCACTAACGATTGATCAAGAAGTTGTTATCGTAGGAGAGAAGCCGTTATTTAATATCGAAGAAACATCGAGTAGAAGAGCAACGGCAAGCGAGGATTTGAAAGCCGCCGCTATTCAGCGAGTGGAAGATGCAGTTGCATTGCAAGTTGGAGTTACACAAAGCGATAATGAAATTCATATTCGCGGAGGAAGAACGTATGAAAATGCGTATCTCATCAACGGCGTTTCTGTTCAAGACCCGCTCGCTGGCTCTGGATTTGGATTACAACTTGGTTCCGACGCAATGAAAGAAGTGGAAGTTCTAACGGGCGGATATAACGCAGAGTACGGTCAAACAACTTCCGGCGTTGTCATTGTAAAAACAAAAGAAGGAACGGAAAATTATTCCGGAAGTATCAGTTATCGCAGAGACCATTTTGGGTTCAATGATAATTCACGTTCAAATTTCAATCAAGATGTTATGTCAGCAAATATCAGCGGTCCGTTTGGTCCCTTACTTTTTTTTGCAACGTTTGATGGAAATTTTTCAGATGATTACACACGTTGGATGCAACAAACGGAATATGGAAGACCCAGTGGATATTTTGTAAGCGCACCGCAAGGATTACATTCAACAATATTTTATGGAAATACCTTTGCTCCACGACAAAATAATCGTGTTTCGTGGCTCACGAATTTTTCTTTCAAGCCATCATCTACTGCGAAACTTTTGCTTTCATTAACACAATCTGCTACGATAAACCAAAACACAAAAACAATTCAAGCAACGTTAGAACGCGTAGAGCCAAATCCTGGTTTTCAATATGTTTTTCGAAATATTCCCGATAGTGCCGCAACGTTTACTTCTGTCAATAATTTTTACTCATTGCAGTTCACGAATACAATTAGTCCGAAAACATTTTACGAATTGCAATTCAGTTTATACACCGCACACGTACGCGGCGATAATAACGGTCAAGACAAAAATGGAGACGGAATTGTTGATTGGAATGATTATGCAGAGCCACAAGATTTTGTAACGTTTCCGATTGACACATTTCGCACTTCACCTGAAACGTTGCGAGTAATTCCCGGCGATGGATTTTATGATATTGGAAGTCCTTCGATGTGGCGCGACCATTTCTTCCGCGAATATACACTGAAAGGCGACGTAACGCATCACTTTTCAGAAAACAATAAATTGAAAACCGGAATTGAATCGAAGTTTCAGGAAATTCAATACATTGATATTTCGCAACCGTGGATAAAAAAACTTGGTATTGACAACGATAAATATATTGTGTACCCAGCAATGGGTGCGATATATGTACAAAATAGTCTTTCTATTTCTGGTATGATTCTCAACAGCGGATTACGATTAGATTATTGGTTTCCCGGAAAATATGTTGACGATGCTGCAGCAAGTTCGCAAAAAACGCTTGTTGCTCCGTACGTGCGTCAGCAGTATTTTAATGAGACGTTTTCAGGATTCGATTTTAGTTGGAACAATGGTTTTCGTTCTGCGAACAGAAAATGGAAAGCGCGATTAAGTCCCCGACTTGGTATTTCGCATCCGATATCAGATAATCAATCATTGTTTTTTTCATACGGACATTCATCCAAACTTCCGCGTCCACAATTTGTTTATTCAAAATTAAAAGCAACTTCTGCAAAATCTTCTTCGCAAACAATTGGAAATCCGAATTTAAATCCGGAAACAACAGTTTCGTACGAACTCGGCATTCGTTATCAAATTACCGAAAATGACGTGCTATCGGTTACAACGTATTACAAAGATATTTTCGATTACGTTTCGTCCGTTTCGTTTCAATTCCGCGGACCAAGAGCGAAAGGAAACTACAACACATATATCAATCAGGATTACGCGCGAAACCGCGGAGTAGAAATTGAATATATAAAACGGATAGGGACTTGGTTTCGAGGAACATTCTCAGGTTCGTATGCATTAAGCACGGGAAAAAGTTCGAGCGCCACGGAACAAATTTTTGGCACAGAAGAAACGCGGAGAGAAACCGTTACTGAAAATTTTATGAATTGGGACCGTCCGTTGCAATTTTCGGCACACTTAAATTTCACCGTTCAAAAAAACAAACCTCTGTTTGAAATGAAAGGAATACTGGAAGATATCAATGTATTCACTAAAATATTTTTTCAATCGGGAAAGCGTTATTCACCGTGGATTTTTGCAGGGATAGATTCTATCAATTATGAACCATCAAGAAATATTTATCGAGATGAACCGAAAAATTATTTAAGCGGCATTGGCGAATACTGGTTTTATATTGATATGAATATTGAAAAAGCAATAGAGATGGGTTTTGGTAAATTAGTACTTGCTTTGGAAATACAAAACGTACTGAACAATTCTAATTCTCAAATAATCAATCCCGTTACAGGACGTGCATACGAATACGGCGATGATGTCCCACTTTCCAATTCGTGGAATGACCCTCGATGGCCGGATTTGACAAAACCGATTTCACCGTTTCCATTCAATCCTGCGCGATATCTGAATCCACGAACATTTCGACTTGCTATCTCGTGGAGATTTTAAACGTGAAAACTATGGTGAATAAAATTCTGGTGCATCAATTTTTTACAAAAATATTTTTTTGCGTCGCTTTCTTTTTTTCAAGTGTTCAAACATTACATTCGCAACTCGTTCCGAATCTTGGTGGACAACGAGCAGGAATTTCTGTATATCAATTTTTGAAAATCGGTGCGGGAGGAAGAGGTACGGCAATGGGAGAATCGTTCACTGCAGTTGTCAATGACGCATCTGCACTTTATTGGAATCCAGCTGCAATTACAAATTTTGAGTATAATCAAATTATTGTTTCTCACACGCAATGGTTTGTTGATATTCAGCACGAATTTCTTGGAGGCGTGTATCATCTCTCTGCTGCTGATGCAATCGGAGTTTCCTTCACTTCGCTTCATTTGGACGATATGCTGCAAACAACAGAAACGCAACCATTCGGAACTGGAAGATATTTTACTTTCGGCGATATTGCAATAGCAGGAACGTATGCAAGGAAAATGACTGAGCAATTTTCCTTTGGTGTCTCTTTGAAATATGTTGAAGAAACGTTGGATATGCTTAAGATGCGAAGTATGCTTGTTGATGTCGGAACATATTATTATACCGGAATCGGAACAAGCAGATTTGCAGTAGTGGTTACGAATTTTGGAAACAATGCAACTCCAACAGGAACAGTAGAACTTCTTGATGGAAAAAAAATACAATCATTTCAGTCATTTTCGCCGCCAACGCTTTTCAAGATGGGATTTGCATTTGAACCATATCAAAGCGAATTTCAACGCATAACAACATCGGCGCAAATCAATCATCCCAATGATAATGCAGAAAATTTGCGCGTCGGTATTGAATACGAATGGAATAAAACATTATTTCTACGCGGAGGCATAAAACGTACGTTTGGTCAAGAACTCTTCGGCGAAGATGAAACGAGCGCAGAATATTTTTCCCTCGGAGCAGGTTTTTATATCCCTCTTTCGTTCACCGATATAAATGTTGACTATTCATTCGCGCATTTCCAACGATTAGGAGGAGCGCATCGCATTTCTTTAAGTATTGCACAGTAACTATTTCCAATGAAGAATACGTTCATTAATCGTCATATAATTTTTGTCGTTTCAATTTTCGTTGCTTTGATAATACTTACGAGTTGCGAAAAAAAATTCGATTTTTCAACGCTTCCGCTTGACGAAAATATTTCTGTCAATGAAACATCGTATGTGGAATTAGCACCGCCATTTTCCGGTTTTCAAAAAATTTCTTCGATTGCAATTGGAGGCGACCAAATGTTATATGTCGCTGATTACAATTCAAATAAAATTTTTCAACTTAACGTTGCCGGAATTGTTTTAGGTGAACTCTATTTCAATGATTCTATTGCATTTCATCCATCGGCAATTGTACAGGATTCGCGTCTCGATTTGCTTTTCTGTGGAGAAACGAAAGTACAAAACGATACGATTGCGGCAATTTTCAGAATACAACTTTCTAAATTTGGTTTAAAACTTTCCGAAGTTACTACATCGAACATAAAAACAGTTTGGAAAGAACGCGCTAAGCCTGCTCGACGATTTAAAGGAATTATTGTTGTATCCGATAATCAATACATTGTCGCACGTGTTGGTCCCGATAACAGTAGTCCGATAGATCCTGATTCGCGCATTATTTGGTTTCAGAAAAATGATGCAAAAATAAAAGAGATTTCGGATTTGCAAACCGGAGTTGGTTCGAGCATAACATTCATCAATAAACCAACGGGAATAATCGGATTTCCATTTTCAAAAAATTTTATTGTTACACAAACACTTGAAGGAGTAATTTACGGAGCAGTACTTATGAAATATTCATCTCTTGAAGAACTTTGGATTCCCGGTTTTGACCCTTCGAATCCGTTACAGCGTGTTGATTTTATTCGACCGAATCAATTTACAAACGCACGCGGAGGAGCGTACGACGCACATCGCGGTGATGTATTTATCGTAAATGCAACTTCGGATACAAATTCGTACGCAGTTTTTAAGTTTGATTCGAAAGCAAGGTTCAAAAATGAATCCATCCGACCGAATGATGTTGTTCCAATGCTTACTTCTCCTTCGGGAGCAGCGTTCTATGATAGAGTTTTGTACGTTGCTCAAGACTCGAGAATATTTCGATTCAAACTTTCCACTGATTTCATTCGATAAAAAAATTTCATTTTTCAAACGATTAGATTTCTTGTTTTAATCATTCACTCTTATTACATTTATCCCAAGTTTTTTATAAACTATAATTATTCACAAATTCTTTGAAAGGAGTATTCTCGTATGAGATACACGTTTATTTTATTCGTCGCAATTTTACTTTCGTCCACCGTTGTGTTTTCTAAAAAAGAACATAGAAACACGTCTCCATTTTCTCGCGCAATTCTTCCTGATGTCATAAGTCCTGATACCAGTGCACCAGATACGTGGGGCTATACTTGGGTACGAAGCACAGAGCCCGGAGGTCCGGTTTATAACTGGCTTGATTCTACAGATGGATGGCAACGAGTAAATGGTTTATTGGATGATAATGCCGTTGGATTTTTCAACTTAGGTTTTACATTTCATTACTATTGGTATGATGTTACAAGATTGCAAATCGGTTCAAACGGATGGATTGGTTTTGAACAAACTATCGGAAATCTTGCTGCTGCTTTTACACAATTTCCTAACTCAACTCCTCCCAATGATGTCATAGCACCACTTGGCGCAGATTATGATTTTAGCCCTAATGTTATTGGTCCTTATAATTCAAGAGTATATTTTTGGACGAACAATGTTGATTCTGCAGTTATCAGTTGGGTAGATGCAATTGAATGGTTTCAAACACCTCCCAATCCCCGTCCTACATATTCTTTTCAGGTGATATTAACGAAAGCTGATAGTTCTCTCACATTTCAATATGGACAACATACAGGAAATGGAGCATTCGCATCCGAAAGCAATATAACAATGGGAATTGAAAATGTAACGGGAACTATTGGATTAAGTTACTATTTTGCTAGCGGTTCAATTGACCCAACACGCTATGAAACTGGAACTGCAATTAGAATTAAAAAAACAATTGATACTGGTTTGCAAATTGTTGATGCTGGAGTTATTGGAGGATTTAATAATTTGAACGGTGCGGTTTTTCTTCAAGCGAATGTCAATAATACTATTTCTGCGTATGTAAAAAATTTTGGAACTGCAAATTTAACCAATGTACGCGTACGTCATACTATTTCCCGAGGCGTAACAACATTACTTCGCGATACGGTGTTTATAGATACGCTTTCTCCGGGAACAACAAAAGTCATCACGTTTCCAAAGCCGTTTTTGCCAACACAAGTTGCAGTTCATTCCGGACAATTTCGTATTGAAGCAGCGGGAGATGTTCTTGCTTCTAATAACGTAAAGACAACAGAAATGGATGTTATCAATGCAATTCCTGGAACTCCAATCGTATTAGCATACGATGATAATGTTCTTGATGGAACTGGTCGTTCATGGGGAAGTTCTGGTGGTTTTGGAAATGAATTTGAGGTCCCCGTTCCCGTAAAAATTGAATCTGCGTATGTTAGAATTCAAACAGTAACATCCGGACAAACACTTACTATTTATGTCGTAGATGATGACGGTTCTCAAGGTTCTCCTGGAACAGTACTTGATTCGGTAATTATTGCATCTCCAATTTCCGGAATCAACAAAGCGTATTTTGGTTCTAAAAATATTGTTGTCGAAAGTGGTAAATTTTACATTGGTGAAACCGGTCAGCATACTTATGCAATGGATCAAACGCAGCCACTTTCCAACCGTGGATGGGAAATCACATCGGGATGGGGAGTAAACCGTTTTGGAGCAACAGAAGATGTTATGGTGCGCGCAGTAGTATCAGTTGTCTCCAGCGATGTTCGCAATTATATGCAATATCTTCCCAAAGGTTATGAAGTTGAACAAAACTATCCTAATCCGTTTAATCCAAGTACTACAATTCGCGTAACACTTGCCAAGAAATCGAATATCAAAGTAGTAGTGTACGATATACTTGGAAATGAAATCAAAACGCTTTTTAACGGTAATGCCCAAGTTGGCGAAACAAAAATTATTTGGGATGGAACAAATCGTTACGGTACATCTGTTCATTCAGGAGTATTTTTCTATCGAGTACAAGGAGATAATTTTTCCGAAACAAAAAAGATGTTATTATTGAAGTAACACAAACTCTTTGTTTTGCAAAATACGTAAGCCGATTTCAATTTACGAAATCGGCTTTTTTTATCAGAGAAATTGTTTGTGAAAAAAAGCATCATTATATTTTCTCCGTTTCTTTTAATTAACCTAAAAAAAAACACCATGCTCTCAAAATTACTCATTCTGCTTTCAATCATTATTTTCCAAAGCAAAATATTTTCGCAACCTTCCATCAAAATCGTTGGCGGAACAAATGCTGATTTCGGCACACTCTATCGCGGTGATAGAATCGAGAAAAAATTGACAATAAAAAACGACGGAAGTGATACGTTGCGTATTGCAAATGTATCTGCTTCGTGTGGTTGCACAGCAGCAATGTTAAGCGAAAAAATTATTGCTCCCGGCGATTCCGGCTCATTGAATGTTGGATTTAATTCAGAAAATTTTTCGGGAAAAGTTCAAAAAAATGTTACCCTAACATCGAATGATCCCCAAAATCCAACATTGCAATTTCGTTTCGGTGTAAATATCATAGAAGAACTTTCTCTTGATCCGCGAACGCTTATTGTTCGTGAGGCAAAAAAAGGTGAAAATGTTTCAACATCTTTAAGAATCAAAAATACTTCAACATTTCCAATTTCTTTATTATCGTGGAACAGCGAAAATAAAAACGTAAGTATTGAATTGCCCAAAGAACCAATTCAACCTTCAGATGAAATTACACTTATCGTAAATTATTTTTGTGAACAAGCAGGTTATGTGAATTCGACATTCGATATCGTTACCAATGCAAAAAAACAATCGAAACTAACGATAAATTTTTACATCAACATTCTTTCTTCACAAGAGTAAATGCGAACCGAGGCATATATCGTTGAAGCAGTAAGAACACCTATTGGAAAATATGGAGGCGTTTTTCGTGATGTTCGCGCCGATGATTTGGGTGCAATTCCACTTCGTGCTCTTTTGTCACGTACAAAAATATCTGCAGAGTGTATTGATGACGTAATCATTGGTTGTGCAAATCAAGCGGGCGAAGATAACCGAAATATAGGTCGAATGTGCAGTCTGCTTGCCGGTTTTCCTTATTCAGTTCCAGGAGTTACTATTAACCGTCTCTGCGGTTCAAGTCTTGAAGCGATAAATATTGCGGCGCGTTCTATTTGGAGTAATGAAATGGATATTGTAATTGCAGGTGGAGTTGAAAGTATGAGCCGCGCACCGTATTCGATTGCGAAAAATCAAAAAGGAACGTTTGGAAATGTAACTGCGTACGATACTGCACTTGGATGGCGTTATCCGAATCCGCAGATGGAAAAATTATTTCCATTGGAATCAATGGGAGAGACTGCGGAAAATATAGCAGAGAAATATAAAATTTCACGAGAAGCACAAGACGAATTTGCATTCAGAAGCCATAACAATGCCGTAAAAGCACAGGAAGAAAATGTATTCTCTAACGAACTTATTTCTGTAGAAACATTTTTCAGAAATACATCAGCGACAATAATTTCAGATGAGTGTCCTCGCAAAGACACTACGTTAGAAAAATTATCTCAACTGAGTTCTGTGTTTAAGAAAAACGGAACGGTAACGGCAGGAAATTCTTCAACATTAAATGATGGTGCAGCAGCAGTTTTGATAATGAATGAAAAAAGTATTGTAGAACAAAACCTTTCTCCTATAGCAAGAATAGTTTCTACTGGAATTGCTGGAGTTGATCCCCGATATATGGGAATTGGACCTGTTCCAGCAACACAACAGGCAATGAAAAAAGGAAAAATTACGATTGCTGATTTAGATATAATTGAACTTAATGAAGCATTTGCGGCACAATCGCTTGCAGTGATAAGGGAATTGAAACTCTCTATAGAAAACGTTAATGTAAACGGTGGAGCAATTGCACTTGGACATCCTCTCGGTTGCAGTGGTGCAAGAATTTTGACAACTTTAGTGTATGAATTAGTGAGAAGAAAAAGTACTTTGGGATTAGCAACAATGTGCATCGGTGTTGGACAAGGAATTGCAACGATAGTAGAACGTGTATAAAGTTAATCACGTTTCCAAATTCCCGGAATGCGTATTGAACATTTTGGACAACAATTATCTAATAAATTATTTTTCTTTATTGTAAAACCTAAACGCTCCACTAATAATTCGCCGCAATTATAACAATAAGTGTTTTCGTACTTCTTCAACATTCCTGGGAGATTTCCGGCGTATACAAAATGCAAGCCTTCTTCGTAGCCTATTTCTACGGCACGTTGCAACAAAGAGACAGGAGTTTTAACCGTTGTTTTCATTTTGTAATTGGGATGAAATGCAGTAATATGCCAAGGAATATCCGCAGATATACTTTGAATGAATCTTGCTATTTCGCGAATTTCTGTTTCGGAATCATTAAATTGAGGAACAAGAAGAGTTACAATCTCAATCCAAAATTTCATCTTGTGTAAACATTGAATTGAATTTAGTATGTTGTTCAGCGGACATCCTAATTTTCTATAGTATTTGTCGTTAAATCCTTTTAAATCAACCTTGAATAAATCAACATACGGACGAAGCAATTCAAGTATTTCATGAGTTGTATTACCATTTGAAACATACGAAGTAAGCAAGTTGTTTTGTTTTGCGAGTTTGAAAATCTCAATCGCCCATTCGCTTGTAATAAGTGGTTCATTATATGTACTGGTTACAATTTTCGCGAGAGTAGCAATTGCAAAATCATTGATTTCTTGCGCTGATATTTTTTGAACTTGTGCAATAGAATTTTTATCACGAAGTGTTTGCGATGTAACCCAATTTTGGCAATAGTTACAATGCAGGTCGCATCCCAGCATTCCAAAACTTAATGCTCGTTCTCCGGGAAGTATATGATAAAAAGGTTTTTTTTCTATCGGATCAAGTTGAATCGCTGATACATAACCCCAAGGAACATATAATTTCCCATGTCTATTAAAACGTACTTTGCAAATTCCGTCTCTGCCTTCGTTTATAATACAACGATGTCCACATGCAAAACACTCTATTGCATTATTTTCTAATGAAGTAAAAAAATTACTTACCGTTGTATATTTTGAAAGAATTTTTTTAACAGGATTTTCTAATTGTGATGCTATCATAACGACAAAGAAATTGTAAAACAATATAATGCTCTTTTTTAAAGAAATAAATCTACACGCAAGAAAAATTATCGAGTTAGTCAAAAATAATTCTTCAACAAAAATTATTATATCTTACTTTGTGATGTACTTTTTGGGGAGTACTGATGTATGTTCAATGGAAAAAAATAAACATCAATTGTTTTTTAATACATTAACAATACGAAAACAAGAACCTGAAATTCAAAAACAACAATCGCTTGCATTTGAAATTTTAATTTCAACAACTGGATTTGGGTTGGGTGGATTCTATAAAACGAAACTATCGAATTCCACAAGTGGAACGCTTAATCTATTTGTTTCAGAAGTCGAAGACGAACAAGAAATCGAGTTTTACGACATTTACGGAAATTCCATTCATCCAGGAAAAATAAACCGTTTCTTCCTCATTCCACTGTATTTCGGAATTGAACAAAGAATTTTTACTGAATCTATAACATCATCATTTCGTCCGTTTGTGAACTTCGGAATTGGACCAACAGTTATTTTTTCTACCTCTGCACAAGAAGATTTTTTTTCTTCTTTAGGAAATGGACGTTCACGATTGAATGTAAGCGGTTATATTGGTGTGGGCTCGTATTGGGGAAATAAGTCGGAAACATTGTTTGGATTTAATGTACGATATGTTTACGCTCCTTATCCGAAAGGAATAGAAAGTTTAGAAAATATATTTACAGGAGAAAAAAAATATTTAAAAGAATTTGGCGGGATTTACATTACGCTTTCCATCGGTAACAATTTCGATTAAAATACACTGGCGTTCTCGTAAAATCTCCCCTCGTTCTACGGAACGCCTTTGTATTTAGCCATGCGACAACTAAAAAAACCGAGAAAAAGTTAACCACATTATATTCCTACGTATGTGAGAAATATCACAAACATCGGTATTTTCAATTTTATTTTTTTAATTCTTTGATAGTACTCTCTTCAAGCAACTTCCAGTTATAGAATCTGTATTATTGATTATTGTTTTGAGTGTACCTTCTGCAATTATAAATCCGCCTCTTTCTCCTCCCTCTGGTCCTAAATCAATAATCCAATCAGCGCATTTTATGACATCTAAGTTATGTTCTATGACAATGATTGAATGTTCACGTTTTAGCAACCGCTGAAAACACTGTAACAATATATTTATATCATTGAAATGCAAACCCGTTGTCGGTTCATCAAAAATAAATAGTGTGTTTGCATTTTTATCTGCATCAACTAAAAACGATGCTAACTTTATTCGTTGAGTTTCTCCACCTGAAAGTGTCGTTGAAGATTGCCCTAAGCGCAAGTATCCTAATCCAACATCGTGAAGAATGCGTAAGCGTTTTGCAATTTTTATTCCTGTTGGATATTCACCAAAAAAAGCAAAAGCTTCTGAAACTGTGAAATTTAGTACGTCGATAATATTTTTTCCGTTGTATTGAATTTGCAGTATTTCTTTCTTAAATCTTGTTCCACCACATACTTCACACTGCAGTTCAAGTTCAGCCAAAAATTGCATTTCTATCCTCTGTATTCCTTCACCATTACACGCCTCGCATCTACCGCCCGATACATTAAAAGAAAAATGTGATGGCATATACCCACGCATTTTAG
It encodes:
- a CDS encoding TonB-dependent receptor is translated as MIRIFFVVFTHFCFQYFVFSQTKGNISGKITDKKTNEPLPSVNVLIKGTYYGASSDFDGNYKIQNINPGTYVITATLLGYAQKTFSAVKVEEGKTTALDIKLEETSLTIDQEVVIVGEKPLFNIEETSSRRATASEDLKAAAIQRVEDAVALQVGVTQSDNEIHIRGGRTYENAYLINGVSVQDPLAGSGFGLQLGSDAMKEVEVLTGGYNAEYGQTTSGVVIVKTKEGTENYSGSISYRRDHFGFNDNSRSNFNQDVMSANISGPFGPLLFFATFDGNFSDDYTRWMQQTEYGRPSGYFVSAPQGLHSTIFYGNTFAPRQNNRVSWLTNFSFKPSSTAKLLLSLTQSATINQNTKTIQATLERVEPNPGFQYVFRNIPDSAATFTSVNNFYSLQFTNTISPKTFYELQFSLYTAHVRGDNNGQDKNGDGIVDWNDYAEPQDFVTFPIDTFRTSPETLRVIPGDGFYDIGSPSMWRDHFFREYTLKGDVTHHFSENNKLKTGIESKFQEIQYIDISQPWIKKLGIDNDKYIVYPAMGAIYVQNSLSISGMILNSGLRLDYWFPGKYVDDAAASSQKTLVAPYVRQQYFNETFSGFDFSWNNGFRSANRKWKARLSPRLGISHPISDNQSLFFSYGHSSKLPRPQFVYSKLKATSAKSSSQTIGNPNLNPETTVSYELGIRYQITENDVLSVTTYYKDIFDYVSSVSFQFRGPRAKGNYNTYINQDYARNRGVEIEYIKRIGTWFRGTFSGSYALSTGKSSSATEQIFGTEETRRETVTENFMNWDRPLQFSAHLNFTVQKNKPLFEMKGILEDINVFTKIFFQSGKRYSPWIFAGIDSINYEPSRNIYRDEPKNYLSGIGEYWFYIDMNIEKAIEMGFGKLVLALEIQNVLNNSNSQIINPVTGRAYEYGDDVPLSNSWNDPRWPDLTKPISPFPFNPARYLNPRTFRLAISWRF
- a CDS encoding PorV/PorQ family protein — protein: MVNKILVHQFFTKIFFCVAFFFSSVQTLHSQLVPNLGGQRAGISVYQFLKIGAGGRGTAMGESFTAVVNDASALYWNPAAITNFEYNQIIVSHTQWFVDIQHEFLGGVYHLSAADAIGVSFTSLHLDDMLQTTETQPFGTGRYFTFGDIAIAGTYARKMTEQFSFGVSLKYVEETLDMLKMRSMLVDVGTYYYTGIGTSRFAVVVTNFGNNATPTGTVELLDGKKIQSFQSFSPPTLFKMGFAFEPYQSEFQRITTSAQINHPNDNAENLRVGIEYEWNKTLFLRGGIKRTFGQELFGEDETSAEYFSLGAGFYIPLSFTDINVDYSFAHFQRLGGAHRISLSIAQ
- a CDS encoding T9SS type A sorting domain-containing protein; amino-acid sequence: MRYTFILFVAILLSSTVVFSKKEHRNTSPFSRAILPDVISPDTSAPDTWGYTWVRSTEPGGPVYNWLDSTDGWQRVNGLLDDNAVGFFNLGFTFHYYWYDVTRLQIGSNGWIGFEQTIGNLAAAFTQFPNSTPPNDVIAPLGADYDFSPNVIGPYNSRVYFWTNNVDSAVISWVDAIEWFQTPPNPRPTYSFQVILTKADSSLTFQYGQHTGNGAFASESNITMGIENVTGTIGLSYYFASGSIDPTRYETGTAIRIKKTIDTGLQIVDAGVIGGFNNLNGAVFLQANVNNTISAYVKNFGTANLTNVRVRHTISRGVTTLLRDTVFIDTLSPGTTKVITFPKPFLPTQVAVHSGQFRIEAAGDVLASNNVKTTEMDVINAIPGTPIVLAYDDNVLDGTGRSWGSSGGFGNEFEVPVPVKIESAYVRIQTVTSGQTLTIYVVDDDGSQGSPGTVLDSVIIASPISGINKAYFGSKNIVVESGKFYIGETGQHTYAMDQTQPLSNRGWEITSGWGVNRFGATEDVMVRAVVSVVSSDVRNYMQYLPKGYEVEQNYPNPFNPSTTIRVTLAKKSNIKVVVYDILGNEIKTLFNGNAQVGETKIIWDGTNRYGTSVHSGVFFYRVQGDNFSETKKMLLLK
- a CDS encoding DUF1573 domain-containing protein, which codes for MLSKLLILLSIIIFQSKIFSQPSIKIVGGTNADFGTLYRGDRIEKKLTIKNDGSDTLRIANVSASCGCTAAMLSEKIIAPGDSGSLNVGFNSENFSGKVQKNVTLTSNDPQNPTLQFRFGVNIIEELSLDPRTLIVREAKKGENVSTSLRIKNTSTFPISLLSWNSENKNVSIELPKEPIQPSDEITLIVNYFCEQAGYVNSTFDIVTNAKKQSKLTINFYINILSSQE
- a CDS encoding thiolase family protein, giving the protein MRTEAYIVEAVRTPIGKYGGVFRDVRADDLGAIPLRALLSRTKISAECIDDVIIGCANQAGEDNRNIGRMCSLLAGFPYSVPGVTINRLCGSSLEAINIAARSIWSNEMDIVIAGGVESMSRAPYSIAKNQKGTFGNVTAYDTALGWRYPNPQMEKLFPLESMGETAENIAEKYKISREAQDEFAFRSHNNAVKAQEENVFSNELISVETFFRNTSATIISDECPRKDTTLEKLSQLSSVFKKNGTVTAGNSSTLNDGAAAVLIMNEKSIVEQNLSPIARIVSTGIAGVDPRYMGIGPVPATQQAMKKGKITIADLDIIELNEAFAAQSLAVIRELKLSIENVNVNGGAIALGHPLGCSGARILTTLVYELVRRKSTLGLATMCIGVGQGIATIVERV
- the amrS gene encoding AmmeMemoRadiSam system radical SAM enzyme, with product MIASQLENPVKKILSKYTTVSNFFTSLENNAIECFACGHRCIINEGRDGICKVRFNRHGKLYVPWGYVSAIQLDPIEKKPFYHILPGERALSFGMLGCDLHCNYCQNWVTSQTLRDKNSIAQVQKISAQEINDFAIATLAKIVTSTYNEPLITSEWAIEIFKLAKQNNLLTSYVSNGNTTHEILELLRPYVDLFKVDLKGFNDKYYRKLGCPLNNILNSIQCLHKMKFWIEIVTLLVPQFNDSETEIREIARFIQSISADIPWHITAFHPNYKMKTTVKTPVSLLQRAVEIGYEEGLHFVYAGNLPGMLKKYENTYCYNCGELLVERLGFTIKKNNLLDNCCPKCSIRIPGIWKRD